The sequence TATTAAATTCAACCAAAGTGCTTTTAATATCCTTTAATATTGTTGTGGTTGACATCTTGAAAATGTCAACAGAACAACTTCAGTTCAGAAGTTCAAATAGGCCATGACCTTCCCTTAGTTTCTCAGGGCCAGTTGAACGTCCTCCCAGTAATCTGATAAAACTTCTGATTGAAGGGGTGGAAGAACTTCCTCAGTTTGGCCACCACTGAGGGGTCCACCTCAGGGTGGATGCGCCCCTTGCTGCCTGCCAGGCACTTGTTGAAGACATTGTTAAATCGCAGGCAGTAGAATCCCCTGGTGGCATTGAAATACAGGTTATACCGGCTGATCCTGGAGGGGAGGTTGAGGAAGCGCTCGACGAGCTGCAGCTCAGGCAGCGGGTCTGTGATCAGACGGTCGCCGTCCACAATGTGAAAATGTTCCACGGGGAAGAACTTCAGCCAGCGCTCCAAGTGCTTGGTGTAAATGCTGGTCCGTACCGCCTTATACTTTGTGTTCACATCACACGTGTTGCCGTCGATGGCCAGCTTCTCAAACTTGTGGTAGGTCTTATTCTTACGCTCCTTGCCCTCCAGCACCTGTGTATAGTCGGACACAGCTCTGGTGGTGGGCTCACGCACAATAATCAACAGCTTGATGGAGGAGTTCATCTTGAAGATGCGTTCGGGGACCTCCTCTGTGATGAAGTAGGCGGGGCTCTTCTCAATGGTGATCTGGTGGAGGAAGGAGAAGGGCATCTTCTCCCGGTACCAGTCGATGCCCCGGGCGTAGTTCTGTTCGTTGTCAAAGAAGTGGATCTCCTGCGAGGCCTTGACCACAGCTGGGTGCAAGTTGAGCATCTCCAGCAGGGCGCGCGTGCCGCCCTTGCGCACTCCGATGATGATGGCCCGGGGCAGCTGCTGCACCAGGTTGTGCAGGCGGATCTGCTCTTTGGTGGCATTGCCCTTGCGGATCTCGTGGAGCAGACCACGCTTATACTGCAGGGTCCGGAGAGGGAACTGCTCCGGCAGGTGAGGAGGGCCCAGTCTGCTCTCTATGGGGCAAATAGGCTGCAGCCTGGAGGAGGGGAAAACACAGAAAGAGACATTTCGTTCTATATAATAATTTCATAAACTTTAGAGCATTTGAAGTCTTATCATAATCTAATCATATATGATCAAGATTTTGATATTTGAAAAAAATATTAGATTATTTATATAAACTAAAATCATTCTATACTTGACATTCAACAGGCAGTGCTTTCAGCAAACAACGTACCTATCCAAGCTCCCAACCCTGGCCACTAGATAGAGGAGACTCCCAATAGCAAGGCTGCCCAACAAGAAGAGCTTCTGTCTCAGCAACGCCTGCTGTTTGAATAGCATGGCCCTCCATCAATCTTCAGGACTGCGTCTTCAGCCTGGGAACGGGAGAGCAGAGCACATAAACCACTAATCACTggcgaggagagagacagactaatGTTTATTAACACACACTAAATCAAGTCTTACAAGTGATTAAGCCAAACTCACAGGAGCCTGCAAAGTGCTGCAGTGCCATTAGAGCAGACGGCTGGGGTTAGTTGGGTTCCGTTGTAAAACGTTTTGTCCGTTGCAAAACCGactgagaatatatatatatatacagtagcagccaaaagtttggacacacccactcattcaaggatttttctttatttttactattttctacattgtagaataattgtgcagacatcaaaactaggaaaaACACATATcaaatcatgtaataaccaaaaaagtgttaaacaaatctaaatatattttagattcttcaaattagccaacCTTTACCAtgatgacaggtttgcacactattggcattctctcaaccagcttcatgaggaacgcttttccaacggtcttgaaggagttcccacatatgctgagcacttgctggcttttttccttcactctgtggtccaactcatcccaaaccatctcaattgggttgaggtcgggtaattgtggaggcagcactccatcactcgccttggtcaaatagcccttacacagcctggaggtgtgttttgggtcattgtcctgttaaaaaacaaatgatagtcccactaactgcaaaccagatgggatggcatatcgctgcagaatgctgtggtagccatgctggttaagtgtgccttgaattctaaatacatcacagacggtgtcaccagcaaagcacacccacaccatcacacctcctcctccatgcttcagggtgggaaccacacatgaggagatcatccgttcacctactctacatCTCACAAAAACACCGCGGTTGGAAGAAAAAATCTCAAAttcggactcatcagaccaaaggacagatttccaccagtcagACTGAGACCACTGAGCCTGTGACaatctgccagaccactgactcaaacagcccTCATACCCCCTCCTTTATAGTcgaagcctcaaacaagtttctaaagacggttgacatctagtggaagcattaggaagtgcaatttgacccatagacactgtgtattcgataggccaagctttgaaaaactacaaacttcagatttcacacttcctggttggatttgtctcaggttttcacctgccatatgagttctgttatactcacagacatcattcaaacagttttagaaacttttgagtgttttctatccatatctactaataatatacatacattagcatctgggactgagtaggaggcagtttactctgggcacgcttttcattcaaaagtgaaaatgctgccccctatcccaaagatgttttaagacatgaaagtcagtcagtccataacatttcaagaactttgaaagtttcttcaagtgcaatcgcaaaaGCCATCAAGCATTATGGTGAAAATGGCTTTcaagaggaccaccacaggaaaggaagactcagagttacatctgctgcagaggataaattaatTAAAGTTAACAGGACCTCAGATGGCAGCCCAAatatatgcttcacagagttcaagttacagccacatctcaacatcaactgttcagaggagactgcgtgaatcaggccttgatCGAAACCTCTAATAAAAGGCACCAATAAgatgaagagacttgcttgggccaagaaagcAGTCAGTCTCTCACGAGAGGGTTAGCTCTCAttccatggcttttctacagacaatggaattctcagattggaacattattgaacatttatgataaaaacatcctaaagattgattctatacaacAATATGTTTCTACGACCAGTAATCTAACTTTTTGGAATTTTTGTCCGACCTTTCCGCTGGAAGTTGCACGCGCGTTtagatttgtttaccaaacgccctaacaaaaggaggtatatggacataaattatgaactttatcgaacaaatcaaacatttattgtggaactgggattcctgggagtgcattctgatgaagatcatcaaaggtaagttaatatttataatgctatttctgactaatgttgactgcgcaacatggcagatatttattttggctggtttgggctctgagctccgtactcagattattgcatttAATctgatgttttggaactactgaacataacacaccaatgtaaaatgagattttggGATATTAATATtcactttatcaaacaaaacatacatgcatTGTGTAAcctgaagtcctatgagtgtcatctgatgaagatcatcaaatgttagTGATTAATGTTATCTCTATTTATGCTTTTTGTGActtctctctttggctggaaaaatggctgggtttttctgtgacttggtggtgacctaacataatcgtttgtggaacttttgctgtaaagcatttttgaaatcagacactgtggctggattaacaagaatgttatctttaaaatggtggctaatacttgtatgtttgagaaatttgattgatgagatttcttttgatttgtatttggcgccctgcaatttcattggctgttggtgaggggttccgctagcggaacaacacgactgattggctcaaacgcattaagaaggaaataaattccacaaattagcttataacaaggcacacctgttaattgaaatgcattccaggtgactacctcatgaagctgaatgaaacaatgccaagagtgtgcaaagcagtcatcaaggcaaagggtggctcctttgaagaatctcaaatataaaatatattttgatttgtataacactcttttggttactacatgatttcatagtttttatgtcttcactattattctacaatgtagaaaatagtacaaataatgaAAACCCCTGGaaagtccaaacttttgactggtactgtatatatatatatatatatatatctagaaAGTTAAACTTGATCTTATTCTAGCTAattaaactatatatatataaatatatatatttaactttCTAGATTACTGTGACTTCCATTCAATTATAACGTTTCAGAGGATTGAGGAGCTAAAGAACAACCAGCAGTCTAGAatacatactgtaaattggtGCCACGTGAAAATATTTCACCTCCAAAGTCTGGAAACAGGATAGAAATGGTATTTTTGGATGTTGTTAACTAGATGTTCAACCcattttgtcacacacacacacacatacacacacacacacgcactatcATGTTCTATGAAAAGAAAGCATCACTGTGAGAAGCTGCTGCTTgggaacaaaacaaaaatgatcaAAAGAAACAGAAAAACCTGACCTCAATTCATTGTAGGCTACACTTAATCTACTGTTGTAATCTAGAACAGGTCCTAGTATTCACAACATTATatgtgtgtttttttacattttagagcGGAACGGGATTAATCCCCAGGGCCGAGTAATTTTTTTTCTTAATTACGGCTATCGAACAGGAGTAcatgcatagaaatagaatgaatagaatgtaCAAATAATTTACTTTAATGGGGACTCCCATTATACAAATAATTTACTTGAATGTGGACTCCCATTATACAAATAATTTACTTGAATGTGGACTCCCATTATACAAATAATTTACTTGAATGTGGACTCCCATTATACAAATAATTTAATTGAATGTGGACTCCCATTATACAAATCATTTACTTGAATGTGGACTCCCATTATACAAATCATTTACTTGAATGTGGACTCCCATTATACAAATCATTTACTTGAATGTGGACTCCCATTATACAAATCATTTACTTGAATGTGGACTCCCATTATACAAATCATTTACTTGAATGTGGACTCCCATTATACAAATCATTTACTTGAATGTGGACTCCCATTATACAAATCATTTACTTGAATGTGGACTCCCATTATACAAATCATTTACTTGAATGTGGACTCCCATTATACAAATCATTTACTTGAATGTGGACTCCCATTATACAAATCATTTACTTGAATGTGGACTCCCATTATACAAATCATTTACTTGAATGTGGACTCCCATTATACAAATCATTTACTTGAATGTGGACTCCCATTATACAAATCATTTACTTGAATGTGGACTCCCATTATACAAATCATTTACTTGAATGTGGACTCCCAAATTATACAAATCATTTACTTGAATGTGGACTCCCATTATACAAATCATTTACTTGAATGTGGACTCCCATTATACAAATCATTTACTTGAATGTGGACTCCCATTATACAAATCATTTACTTGAATGTGGACTCCCATTATACAAATCATTTACTTGAATGTGGACTCCCATTATACAAATCATTTACTTGAATGTGGACTCCCATTATACAAATCATTTACTTGAATGTGGACTCCCATTATACAAATCATTTACTTGAATGTGGACTCCCATTATACAAATCATTTACTTGAATGTGGACTCCCATTATACAAATCATTTACTTGAACTGGGACTCATTGTATTCATTCTGAATTGGGACTCTAATTATTCTATTCCTATCCGGTAGACGAAACCCAGATTGATCATTTTTGAAAAACTGCGCCCAGAGACTACTGTTGGTGCTAATAGTGTAAGATCATCAATAACCATCTGCCTCAGCACATCTCCCTTGTTGTGATTAGCATACAAAATAAAACTGCTGTGTCTTTATCGT is a genomic window of Oncorhynchus keta strain PuntledgeMale-10-30-2019 chromosome 19, Oket_V2, whole genome shotgun sequence containing:
- the LOC118398747 gene encoding heparan sulfate glucosamine 3-O-sulfotransferase 5-like, which gives rise to MLFKQQALLRQKLFLLGSLAIGSLLYLVARVGSLDRLQPICPIESRLGPPHLPEQFPLRTLQYKRGLLHEIRKGNATKEQIRLHNLVQQLPRAIIIGVRKGGTRALLEMLNLHPAVVKASQEIHFFDNEQNYARGIDWYREKMPFSFLHQITIEKSPAYFITEEVPERIFKMNSSIKLLIIVREPTTRAVSDYTQVLEGKERKNKTYHKFEKLAIDGNTCDVNTKYKAVRTSIYTKHLERWLKFFPVEHFHIVDGDRLITDPLPELQLVERFLNLPSRISRYNLYFNATRGFYCLRFNNVFNKCLAGSKGRIHPEVDPSVVAKLRKFFHPFNQKFYQITGRTFNWP